In one window of Cupriavidus necator N-1 DNA:
- the rpsU gene encoding 30S ribosomal protein S21: MTKIVLKPGEPVEVAMRRFRRAILQTGLIVELKSRTAYEKPTTERKRKKKAAEARLRKRLRMQMLPKKMY, from the coding sequence TTGACTAAGATCGTCTTGAAACCCGGTGAGCCCGTTGAAGTTGCGATGCGGCGTTTCCGTCGCGCCATTCTGCAGACTGGCCTGATCGTTGAACTCAAGAGCCGCACCGCTTACGAGAAGCCGACGACCGAGCGCAAGCGCAAGAAGAAGGCCGCCGAAGCACGTCTGCGCAAGCGCCTGCGCATGCAGATGCTGCCGAAGAAGATGTACTGA
- the nodI gene encoding nodulation factor ABC transporter ATP-binding protein NodI, translating into MTAILELRKVRKQYGDTVVVDDLDLQVFRGQCFGLLGPNGAGKTTTLRLLLGLTTPMAGTLTLCGEPIPERAPQARMRVGVVPQFDNLDPDFSVIENLRIFGRYFGLSSAEIERRVPMLLEFARLENRADAQVRDLSGGMRRRLTVARALINDPDLLVMDEPTTGLDPQARHLIWERLKSLMASGKTILLTTHFMEEAERLCNYLCVIDGGRKIAEGKPHELIDSQIGCDVVEVYGDELDTLRGSLTPLAQRTEMSGETLFCYVREPAPLLAALHGRSGVRYLHRPANLEDVFLKLTGREMRD; encoded by the coding sequence TTGACTGCCATCCTAGAGTTGCGCAAGGTGCGCAAGCAATACGGCGACACGGTCGTGGTCGACGACCTCGATCTCCAGGTATTTCGCGGCCAGTGCTTCGGCCTGCTGGGCCCCAACGGCGCCGGCAAGACCACCACGCTGCGCCTGCTGCTGGGCCTGACCACGCCCATGGCCGGCACGCTCACGCTGTGCGGCGAACCCATCCCCGAGCGCGCGCCGCAGGCGCGCATGCGCGTGGGCGTGGTGCCGCAGTTCGACAACCTCGACCCGGATTTTTCGGTGATCGAGAACCTGCGCATCTTCGGGCGCTACTTCGGGCTGTCGTCGGCCGAGATCGAGCGGCGCGTGCCGATGCTGCTGGAATTCGCCCGGCTGGAGAACCGCGCCGATGCCCAGGTGCGCGACCTCTCCGGCGGCATGCGCCGGCGCCTGACCGTCGCACGCGCGCTGATCAACGACCCTGACCTGCTGGTGATGGACGAGCCCACCACCGGCCTGGACCCGCAGGCGCGCCACCTGATCTGGGAGCGCCTGAAGTCGCTGATGGCCAGCGGCAAGACCATCCTGCTGACCACGCACTTCATGGAAGAGGCCGAACGGCTGTGCAACTACCTGTGCGTGATCGACGGCGGGCGCAAGATTGCCGAAGGCAAGCCGCACGAGTTGATCGACAGCCAGATCGGCTGCGACGTGGTCGAGGTCTATGGCGATGAACTGGACACGCTGCGCGGCAGCCTGACGCCGCTGGCGCAACGTACTGAAATGAGCGGCGAGACGCTGTTCTGCTATGTGCGCGAGCCCGCCCCGCTGCTGGCGGCGCTGCACGGCAGGAGCGGCGTGCGCTACCTGCACCGCCCGGCCAACCTGGAGGACGTGTTCCTCAAGCTGACCGGCCGCGAGATGCGGGACTGA
- a CDS encoding ABC transporter permease, with amino-acid sequence MSEQDPRADTTTAPAAAGGHAAAAPRQRYPQPLLPRNLRNWMMVWYRNYMVWKKLAIPSMIGNLADPMIYLFGLGLGLGLMVGQVNGVSYIAFLAAGTTASSVMMSASFESMYSAFSRMHVQRTWEAIMHAPLTLGDVVLGEIAWAASKAVLSGLAIMLVAGALGYAQMPGALLALPVIVLAGIAFAALAMIVTALAPSYDFFMFYQTLVMTPMLLLSGVFFPLEQLPEGVQAATKVLPLAHAVALIRPLMLGRPSEDVGLHLAVLGAYAVVALVVCLVLLRRRLLR; translated from the coding sequence ATGAGCGAACAGGATCCCCGCGCGGATACCACCACTGCCCCCGCGGCCGCTGGCGGCCACGCTGCCGCGGCACCGCGCCAGCGCTATCCGCAGCCGCTGCTGCCGCGCAACCTGCGCAACTGGATGATGGTCTGGTACCGCAACTACATGGTGTGGAAGAAGCTGGCCATCCCGTCGATGATCGGCAACCTCGCGGACCCCATGATCTACCTGTTCGGCCTCGGCCTCGGGCTGGGGCTGATGGTGGGCCAGGTCAACGGCGTGTCGTATATCGCCTTCCTGGCCGCCGGCACCACCGCGTCCAGCGTGATGATGTCGGCCAGCTTCGAGTCGATGTATTCCGCGTTCTCGCGCATGCACGTGCAGCGCACCTGGGAGGCGATCATGCATGCCCCGCTGACGCTGGGCGACGTGGTGCTGGGCGAGATCGCCTGGGCCGCCAGCAAGGCGGTGCTGTCCGGGCTGGCCATCATGCTGGTGGCGGGCGCGCTCGGCTATGCACAGATGCCCGGCGCGCTGCTGGCGCTGCCGGTGATCGTGCTGGCCGGCATTGCCTTTGCCGCGCTGGCGATGATCGTCACCGCGCTGGCGCCCAGCTACGACTTCTTCATGTTCTACCAGACCCTGGTGATGACGCCGATGCTGCTGCTGTCCGGCGTGTTCTTCCCGCTGGAACAGTTGCCCGAAGGCGTGCAGGCAGCCACCAAGGTACTGCCGCTAGCGCATGCAGTGGCGCTGATCCGGCCGCTGATGCTGGGCCGTCCGTCGGAGGATGTCGGCCTGCACCTGGCGGTGCTGGGCGCCTATGCAGTGGTGGCGCTGGTGGTATGCCTCGTGCTGCTGCGGCGCCGGCTGCTGCGCTAA
- a CDS encoding SMR family transporter, whose translation MRPPAPGWRAARGRNLRYRCARYDAIREIEMAWTLLALAGLFEVVWAIGLKYTEGFTRHRDPRHHTLPPRRGWPASA comes from the coding sequence ATGCGGCCGCCAGCGCCAGGATGGCGCGCTGCAAGGGGGCGGAATCTCCGCTATCGTTGCGCACGTTACGACGCAATCCGAGAAATCGAAATGGCATGGACACTGCTGGCCCTGGCAGGGCTGTTCGAGGTGGTATGGGCGATCGGGCTGAAGTACACCGAAGGTTTTACGCGGCACCGCGATCCTCGGCATCATACTCTTCCACCGCGGCGCGGCTGGCCTGCATCGGCCTGA
- a CDS encoding O-succinylhomoserine sulfhydrylase, producing the protein MNEPLNPESLGIDTLGVRAGTLRSEFMEHSEAIYLTSSFCFNSAAEAAERFANSEEGFTYSRFTNPTVSMFQSRLAALEGAQACMATASGMSAILSVVLSSMQAGDHLVSSRAIFGSTMTLFGNIFSKFGVETTFVDPSDLNAWRAAVRPNTKLFFLETPSNPLTEVADIAAVADIAHNANALLVVDNCFCSPALQQPMKFGADIVVHSATKHIDGQGRVLGGAVLGTHDFIMGKVFPFVRTAGPTLSAFNAWVLLKGMETLAIRMERHSASALALAQFLESHPAVARVFHPALKSHPQHEIAMRQQSGGGAIVSFELKGATPEQQRANAWRVIDNTRLCSITGNLGDTRTTITHPYTTTHARVSPEAKAAAGVGEGLIRLAVGLESVGDLKADLLRGLGD; encoded by the coding sequence ATGAACGAACCGCTCAACCCCGAATCGCTCGGCATCGACACCCTCGGCGTGCGCGCCGGCACGCTGCGCAGCGAATTCATGGAGCACTCCGAGGCCATCTACCTGACCTCGAGCTTCTGCTTCAACAGCGCGGCCGAGGCCGCCGAACGCTTCGCCAACTCGGAAGAGGGCTTCACCTACTCGCGCTTCACCAACCCCACGGTGTCGATGTTCCAGTCGCGCCTGGCCGCGCTGGAAGGCGCGCAGGCCTGCATGGCGACCGCCTCGGGCATGAGCGCGATCCTGTCGGTGGTGCTGTCGTCGATGCAGGCGGGTGACCACCTGGTCAGCTCGCGCGCGATCTTCGGCTCGACCATGACGCTGTTCGGCAATATCTTCTCGAAGTTCGGCGTCGAGACCACCTTCGTCGACCCGAGCGACCTGAACGCGTGGCGTGCCGCGGTGCGCCCGAACACGAAACTGTTCTTCCTGGAAACGCCCTCGAACCCGCTGACCGAAGTGGCCGACATTGCCGCCGTGGCCGACATCGCGCACAACGCGAACGCCCTGCTGGTGGTCGACAACTGCTTCTGTTCGCCGGCGCTGCAGCAGCCGATGAAGTTCGGTGCCGACATCGTGGTGCATTCGGCCACCAAGCATATCGACGGCCAGGGCCGCGTGCTGGGCGGCGCGGTGCTGGGCACGCACGACTTCATCATGGGCAAGGTGTTCCCGTTCGTTCGCACCGCCGGCCCGACGCTGTCGGCCTTCAACGCCTGGGTGCTGCTCAAGGGCATGGAGACGCTGGCAATCCGCATGGAACGCCATTCGGCCAGCGCGCTGGCGCTGGCGCAGTTCCTGGAATCGCACCCGGCGGTGGCGCGTGTGTTCCACCCCGCGCTGAAGTCGCACCCGCAGCACGAGATCGCCATGCGCCAGCAAAGCGGCGGCGGCGCGATCGTGTCGTTCGAGCTGAAGGGCGCCACGCCCGAGCAGCAGCGCGCCAATGCCTGGCGCGTGATCGACAACACCCGGCTGTGCTCGATCACCGGAAACCTGGGCGACACCCGCACCACCATCACGCACCCGTACACCACCACGCACGCGCGCGTGAGCCCCGAGGCCAAGGCGGCCGCGGGCGTGGGCGAAGGGCTGATCCGCCTGGCGGTGGGGCTGGAGTCGGTCGGGGACCTGAAGGCCGACCTGCTGCGCGGCCTGGGCGACTGA
- the purF gene encoding amidophosphoribosyltransferase, giving the protein MCGIVGVVSATPVNQLIYDSLLLLQHRGQDAAGIATANGSTFHMHKANGLVRDVFRTRNMRSLPGAAGIGQVRYPTAGSASSEEEAQPFYVNAPYGVILAHNGNLTNWEQLREEMFRRDRRHINTHSDTEVLLNVLADELQRASNGMALDPDTIFTAVSGLHRRVRGSYAIAAQIAGYGMLAVRDPFGIRPLCLGSVETPTGKEWMVASESVALEGIGYKLERDVAPGEAIFIDLDGKLYTKLCAENAVLTPCIFEYVYLARPDSCIDGVPVYDARLRMGDYLAEKIRQEVSAGDIDVVMPIPDSSRPAAMQVANRLGVNYREGFFKNRYVGRTFIMPGQAVRKKSVRQKLNAMGVEFKGKNVLIVDDSIVRGTTSFEIVQMARDAGANKVIFASAAPPVKYPNVYGIDMPTRSELVAHNRTHEEIAKIIGADKLVYQDVEAMKQAVRDINPALKDFDASCFDGRYITGDIDEAYLNRLETARSQADRDGTNGDTERSQLHLQRSGGNE; this is encoded by the coding sequence ATGTGCGGTATCGTCGGTGTGGTTTCAGCCACGCCTGTCAACCAATTGATTTACGACAGCCTGCTGTTGTTGCAACATCGCGGACAGGATGCTGCCGGCATCGCCACCGCCAACGGCAGTACTTTCCACATGCACAAGGCCAACGGCCTGGTGCGCGATGTCTTCCGCACGCGCAACATGCGCAGCCTGCCTGGCGCCGCCGGTATCGGCCAGGTGCGCTATCCGACCGCCGGCTCGGCATCCAGCGAGGAAGAAGCGCAGCCGTTCTACGTGAACGCGCCCTATGGCGTGATCCTGGCGCATAACGGCAACCTGACCAACTGGGAGCAGCTGCGCGAGGAGATGTTCCGCCGCGACCGCCGCCACATCAACACGCATTCGGACACCGAAGTGCTGCTGAACGTGCTGGCCGACGAGCTGCAGCGCGCCAGCAACGGCATGGCGCTGGACCCGGACACCATCTTCACGGCGGTCAGTGGCCTGCACCGCCGCGTGCGCGGTTCGTACGCCATCGCCGCGCAGATCGCCGGCTACGGCATGCTGGCCGTGCGCGACCCGTTCGGCATCCGCCCGCTGTGCCTGGGCAGCGTCGAGACCCCGACCGGCAAGGAATGGATGGTGGCATCCGAGTCCGTGGCGCTGGAAGGCATCGGCTACAAGCTCGAGCGCGACGTGGCGCCGGGCGAGGCCATCTTCATCGACCTGGACGGCAAGCTCTATACCAAGCTGTGCGCCGAGAACGCGGTGCTGACGCCGTGCATTTTCGAGTACGTCTACCTGGCCCGCCCGGATTCGTGCATCGACGGCGTGCCGGTCTATGACGCGCGCCTGCGCATGGGCGACTACCTAGCCGAGAAGATTCGCCAGGAAGTGTCGGCCGGCGACATCGACGTGGTCATGCCGATTCCCGATTCCAGCCGTCCGGCCGCGATGCAGGTGGCCAACCGCCTGGGCGTGAACTACCGCGAAGGCTTCTTCAAGAACCGCTACGTCGGCCGCACCTTCATCATGCCCGGCCAGGCGGTGCGCAAGAAGTCGGTGCGCCAGAAGCTCAACGCCATGGGTGTGGAGTTCAAGGGCAAGAACGTGCTGATCGTCGATGACTCGATCGTGCGCGGCACCACCTCGTTCGAGATCGTGCAGATGGCGCGCGACGCCGGCGCCAACAAGGTGATCTTCGCCTCGGCCGCGCCGCCGGTGAAGTACCCCAACGTGTACGGCATCGACATGCCGACCCGCAGCGAGCTGGTGGCCCATAACCGCACCCACGAAGAGATCGCGAAGATCATCGGCGCGGACAAGCTGGTGTACCAGGACGTGGAAGCGATGAAGCAGGCCGTGCGCGACATCAACCCGGCGCTGAAGGACTTCGATGCTTCATGCTTCGATGGCCGCTACATCACCGGCGATATCGACGAGGCCTACCTGAACCGCCTGGAAACGGCGCGCAGCCAGGCCGACCGCGACGGCACCAATGGCGACACCGAGCGCTCGCAACTGCACCTGCAGCGCTCCGGCGGCAACGAGTAA
- a CDS encoding CvpA family protein has translation MQPTFFDYAVVFILLASGVLGVLRGLVREVLSLIGWVVAFWVAFRYGAVAAGWMPESMPGGELARHALGFVVLLIGTVLGASLAGMVVGQLLESTGLKPADRGLGLVFGLLRGVLLVMVMVTLASLTKLPEEPFWRDAVSRPYVMQAMESVKPWLPPELAKYVKT, from the coding sequence ATGCAGCCGACTTTCTTCGACTATGCCGTGGTCTTCATCCTGCTGGCCTCGGGCGTGCTCGGCGTGCTGCGCGGCCTGGTGCGCGAGGTGCTCTCGCTGATCGGCTGGGTGGTGGCGTTCTGGGTGGCGTTCCGCTATGGCGCGGTGGCCGCGGGCTGGATGCCTGAATCGATGCCTGGCGGCGAGCTGGCGCGCCATGCGCTGGGCTTCGTGGTGCTGCTGATCGGCACCGTGCTGGGCGCCTCGCTGGCCGGCATGGTGGTCGGGCAGCTGCTGGAGAGCACCGGGCTCAAGCCCGCCGACCGCGGGCTGGGACTGGTGTTCGGCCTGCTGCGCGGCGTGCTGCTGGTGATGGTGATGGTCACGCTGGCCAGCTTGACGAAATTGCCGGAAGAACCGTTCTGGCGCGACGCGGTGAGCCGCCCTTATGTGATGCAGGCCATGGAATCGGTGAAGCCATGGCTGCCGCCGGAGCTGGCGAAGTACGTCAAGACATGA
- a CDS encoding SPOR domain-containing protein, translating into MGLLSLFSSRKGNDPAPERARRQRTDTGAGIASSRRLADDYADDTLDPEFPQKQRARRRLIGAVVLMVAAVIVLPIVFETKPRPVSEDVSVKVANGVTGAQGAQKPRVEPRKADPLPPTPAARNDAEALDAGEEIVSAPKPAATAAAAADKPAQRAEAKPEAKLPGSGKYLILIGAFSSEERAKGWLAKLKASKVPAYVEKKMLADGERILLRAGPFSDRDAADAADKRVRAVGLTSKVVEQ; encoded by the coding sequence ATGGGCCTGCTTTCGCTGTTTTCTTCCCGCAAGGGCAACGACCCGGCACCCGAGCGTGCGCGGCGCCAGCGCACCGACACGGGTGCAGGCATTGCCTCGTCGCGCCGTCTGGCCGATGACTATGCCGACGATACGCTCGACCCCGAATTTCCGCAGAAGCAGCGCGCGCGCCGCCGCCTGATCGGCGCCGTGGTGCTGATGGTGGCCGCCGTGATCGTGCTGCCGATCGTGTTCGAGACCAAGCCGCGGCCGGTGTCCGAGGACGTCTCGGTAAAGGTCGCAAACGGGGTCACGGGCGCGCAGGGGGCGCAGAAGCCCCGCGTCGAGCCGCGCAAGGCCGACCCGCTGCCGCCTACGCCGGCGGCGCGCAATGATGCCGAGGCGCTGGACGCCGGCGAGGAAATCGTCAGCGCGCCCAAGCCTGCGGCCACCGCCGCAGCCGCCGCGGACAAGCCCGCGCAACGGGCTGAAGCCAAGCCCGAAGCCAAGCTGCCGGGCAGCGGCAAGTACCTGATCCTGATCGGCGCCTTTTCTTCCGAAGAGCGCGCCAAGGGCTGGCTGGCCAAGCTCAAGGCGAGCAAGGTCCCGGCCTATGTCGAAAAGAAAATGCTGGCCGATGGCGAGCGCATCCTGCTGCGTGCCGGCCCCTTCAGCGACCGTGACGCCGCCGACGCCGCCGACAAGCGCGTGCGCGCGGTGGGGCTGACCTCGAAGGTCGTGGAACAGTAA
- the folC gene encoding bifunctional tetrahydrofolate synthase/dihydrofolate synthase, whose amino-acid sequence MPVFHTLPEWLAHLETAHPVGIDMGLARITRVKEALGLRIDAVVFTVGGTNGKGSTCAMLERILLEAGYKVGCHTSPHLISFNERARINGEIATDAQLLPHFEAVERARNSFADPVSLTYFEFTTLAIIHAFAAAGLDAIILEVGLGGRLDAVNVIDTDCAIVTSVDIDHTQYLGHTREEIGFEKAGIFRPGVPAICGDPMPPKSLVAHAEAVGAELWLVGRDYHFHAAKGQERQQWDWSGGGRKLNGLGYPALRGANQLLNAAAALAALQAMRPRLPVSAQEVRNGLAFVELPGRFQVLPGRPAVILDVAHNPHAAATLGQNLENMGFFRYTYAVFGAMQDKDIAGVLQHVADKVDHWCLCDLPTERAASAADLLAKLDAGGFRPGPDATAACFSSPEAAFRDAIERATENDRILVFGSFYTVAGVMAYRATQAN is encoded by the coding sequence ATGCCTGTCTTCCATACGCTCCCCGAATGGCTTGCCCATCTCGAAACCGCCCATCCCGTGGGCATCGATATGGGCCTGGCGCGCATCACGCGCGTGAAGGAGGCCCTCGGGCTGCGCATCGACGCTGTGGTGTTCACGGTGGGCGGCACCAACGGCAAGGGCTCTACCTGCGCGATGCTAGAGCGCATCCTGCTGGAGGCCGGCTACAAGGTGGGCTGCCATACCTCGCCGCACCTGATCTCGTTCAACGAGCGCGCCCGCATCAATGGCGAGATCGCCACCGATGCGCAGCTGCTGCCGCATTTCGAGGCGGTCGAGCGCGCACGCAACAGCTTTGCCGACCCGGTCAGCCTGACGTACTTCGAGTTCACCACGCTGGCGATCATCCATGCCTTCGCCGCGGCCGGGCTGGACGCGATCATCCTGGAAGTAGGCCTGGGCGGGCGGCTGGACGCGGTCAACGTAATCGATACCGACTGCGCCATCGTTACCAGCGTCGATATCGACCATACCCAGTACCTGGGCCATACGCGCGAGGAAATCGGCTTCGAGAAGGCCGGCATCTTCCGCCCGGGCGTGCCCGCGATCTGTGGCGACCCGATGCCGCCCAAGTCGCTGGTGGCGCACGCCGAAGCGGTCGGCGCCGAGTTGTGGCTGGTGGGGCGCGATTACCATTTCCACGCCGCCAAGGGCCAGGAGCGCCAGCAATGGGACTGGAGCGGCGGCGGGCGCAAGCTTAACGGCCTGGGCTACCCGGCGCTGCGCGGGGCCAACCAGCTGCTCAACGCGGCGGCGGCGCTGGCCGCGCTGCAGGCCATGCGCCCGCGCCTGCCGGTCAGCGCACAGGAAGTGCGCAACGGGCTGGCCTTTGTCGAGCTGCCGGGACGCTTCCAGGTGCTGCCGGGGCGCCCGGCGGTGATTCTGGACGTGGCGCACAATCCGCATGCGGCGGCCACGCTGGGGCAAAACCTGGAGAACATGGGGTTCTTCCGCTACACCTATGCGGTGTTCGGCGCGATGCAGGACAAGGACATCGCCGGGGTGCTGCAGCACGTGGCCGACAAGGTCGACCACTGGTGCCTGTGCGACCTGCCGACCGAGCGCGCCGCCAGTGCCGCGGACCTGCTGGCCAAGCTGGACGCGGGCGGATTCCGCCCCGGGCCGGACGCCACCGCGGCCTGCTTTTCCAGCCCCGAGGCGGCATTCCGCGATGCCATCGAGCGAGCCACCGAGAATGATAGAATTCTGGTCTTCGGATCGTTCTATACCGTCGCCGGCGTGATGGCCTATCGTGCCACGCAGGCTAACTGA
- the accD gene encoding acetyl-CoA carboxylase, carboxyltransferase subunit beta, giving the protein MSWLDKLLPPKIQQTDPSTRKGIPEGLWVKCPSCESTLYRTDVEANLHVCPKCDHHMRIGARARLDGLLDAEGRYEIGQEIVPVDALKFKDSKKYPDRIKAAMDDTGETDAMVVMGGAIHTIPVVVSCFEFEFMGGSMGSVVGERFVRGAKAALEQKVPFICFTATGGARMQESLLSLLQMAKTTSMLNQLSAAKLPFISVLTDPTMGGVSASFAFLGDVVIAEPKALIGFAGPRVIEQTVREKLPEGFQRSEFLIQKGAIDMIVDRRKMRAELAQLLALLQKQPADAVA; this is encoded by the coding sequence ATGAGCTGGTTGGATAAACTCCTGCCCCCCAAGATTCAACAGACCGACCCCAGCACCCGCAAGGGCATCCCTGAGGGGTTGTGGGTCAAGTGCCCGTCGTGCGAGTCCACCCTGTACCGGACCGACGTCGAGGCCAACCTGCACGTCTGCCCCAAGTGCGACCACCATATGCGCATCGGCGCACGGGCGCGCCTGGACGGGCTGCTGGACGCCGAAGGCCGCTATGAGATCGGTCAGGAGATCGTGCCGGTCGACGCCCTCAAGTTCAAGGATTCCAAGAAGTACCCGGACCGCATCAAGGCCGCCATGGACGACACCGGCGAGACCGATGCCATGGTGGTGATGGGCGGTGCCATCCACACCATCCCGGTGGTGGTGAGCTGCTTCGAGTTCGAGTTCATGGGCGGTTCGATGGGCTCGGTGGTGGGTGAGCGCTTCGTGCGCGGCGCGAAGGCCGCGTTGGAGCAGAAGGTGCCGTTCATCTGCTTTACCGCCACCGGCGGGGCGCGCATGCAGGAAAGCCTGCTGTCGCTGCTGCAGATGGCCAAGACCACCTCGATGCTGAACCAGCTGAGCGCGGCCAAGCTGCCGTTCATCAGCGTGCTGACCGACCCGACCATGGGCGGCGTATCGGCCAGCTTCGCCTTCCTGGGCGATGTGGTGATCGCCGAGCCCAAGGCGCTGATCGGCTTTGCCGGCCCGCGCGTGATCGAGCAGACCGTGCGCGAGAAGCTGCCGGAAGGCTTCCAGCGCTCGGAATTCCTGATCCAGAAGGGCGCCATCGACATGATCGTCGACCGCCGCAAGATGCGCGCGGAACTGGCGCAGCTGCTGGCGCTGCTGCAGAAGCAGCCGGCCGACGCGGTGGCATAA
- the trpA gene encoding tryptophan synthase subunit alpha encodes MSRIQKTFAALAAQQKKGLIPFITAGDPEPGLTVALMHALVAGGADVIELGVPFSDPMADGPVIQRASERALAQGVSLTQVLQWVREFRQTNADTPVVLMGYANPIECMGEQVFATAAREAGVDGVLVVDYPPEECESFATLMRDNGMDPIFLLAPTSTDARIEAVARVASGYLYYVSLKGVTGSAAIDLDSVAARLPLIKQHANLPVGVGFGIRDAQTARAIGSVADAVVIGSRLVQLLEDTPREQAVATLQAFIAEIRQALDS; translated from the coding sequence ATGTCCCGTATCCAGAAGACGTTCGCGGCGCTGGCCGCGCAGCAGAAGAAGGGCCTGATTCCGTTTATCACCGCGGGCGATCCCGAGCCCGGCCTGACCGTGGCACTGATGCACGCGCTGGTGGCGGGCGGCGCCGACGTGATCGAGCTGGGCGTGCCGTTCTCCGACCCGATGGCCGACGGCCCGGTGATCCAGCGCGCCTCCGAGCGCGCGCTGGCGCAGGGCGTATCGCTGACCCAGGTGCTGCAGTGGGTGCGCGAGTTCCGCCAGACCAATGCCGACACCCCGGTGGTGCTGATGGGCTACGCCAATCCGATCGAGTGCATGGGCGAGCAGGTCTTTGCCACTGCCGCGCGCGAGGCTGGCGTGGACGGCGTGCTGGTGGTCGACTATCCGCCCGAGGAGTGCGAGTCGTTCGCCACGCTGATGCGCGACAACGGCATGGACCCGATCTTCCTGCTGGCGCCGACTTCGACCGATGCCCGCATCGAGGCCGTGGCGCGCGTGGCCAGCGGCTACCTGTACTACGTGTCGCTCAAGGGTGTGACCGGCTCGGCCGCGATCGACCTGGACAGCGTGGCGGCGCGCCTGCCGCTGATCAAGCAGCATGCCAACCTGCCGGTGGGCGTGGGCTTCGGCATCCGCGACGCGCAGACCGCGCGCGCGATCGGCAGCGTGGCCGATGCCGTGGTGATCGGCAGCCGCCTGGTGCAGCTGCTGGAGGACACCCCGCGCGAACAGGCGGTGGCGACGCTGCAGGCGTTTATTGCCGAGATCCGCCAGGCGCTGGACAGCTGA
- a CDS encoding DNA-methyltransferase produces MRALPPTGLAVGGAGAPDASGAPDSAQLRLFQEDMFEGIARLPDGSVDLIVADPPYGLGKDYGNDSDLLSGQEYLDWSERWMNAVVPKLAPKGTLYLFCTWQYSPELFVMLKRRLTMINEIIWDRRVPSMGGTTRKFSSVHDNIGFFARARDYYFDLDPVRIPYDPETKKARSRPRFEGKKWLEVGYNPKDLWSVSRIHRQDPERANHPTQKPLEIVERMVLSSCPPGGLVLDPFAGSGTTAVACLRHGRRFAGFEINPEYVQVACDRVSAAAAALAVTNAAAEPAATPTLAAANDDVSPAPRPHLIP; encoded by the coding sequence ATGCGCGCGCTGCCTCCGACCGGACTTGCCGTGGGCGGCGCGGGTGCACCGGATGCGTCCGGTGCGCCCGATTCCGCCCAGTTGCGCCTGTTCCAGGAAGACATGTTCGAGGGCATTGCCCGCCTGCCGGACGGCTCGGTCGACCTGATCGTCGCCGATCCGCCCTACGGGCTGGGCAAGGACTACGGCAACGATTCCGACCTGCTGTCGGGCCAGGAGTATCTCGACTGGTCCGAGCGCTGGATGAACGCGGTCGTGCCCAAGCTCGCGCCCAAGGGCACGCTCTACCTGTTCTGCACCTGGCAGTATTCGCCCGAGCTGTTCGTGATGCTCAAGCGGCGCCTGACCATGATCAACGAGATCATCTGGGACCGCCGCGTGCCCAGCATGGGCGGCACCACGCGCAAGTTCTCGTCGGTGCACGACAACATCGGCTTTTTTGCGCGCGCGCGCGACTACTACTTCGATCTCGACCCGGTCCGCATTCCCTACGACCCCGAGACCAAGAAGGCGCGCAGCCGTCCGCGTTTCGAAGGCAAGAAGTGGCTGGAGGTGGGCTACAACCCGAAGGACCTGTGGAGCGTCTCGCGCATCCACCGCCAGGACCCGGAGCGCGCCAACCACCCGACGCAGAAACCGCTGGAGATCGTCGAGCGCATGGTGCTGTCAAGCTGTCCGCCGGGCGGCCTGGTGCTGGATCCGTTCGCCGGCAGCGGCACCACCGCGGTGGCCTGCCTGCGCCACGGACGGCGCTTTGCCGGCTTCGAGATCAATCCGGAGTATGTGCAGGTGGCATGCGATCGCGTGTCTGCCGCCGCTGCAGCCCTTGCCGTCACGAATGCAGCCGCCGAGCCTGCCGCCACCCCAACCCTGGCCGCCGCCAACGACGATGTCTCGCCGGCGCCGCGGCCTCACCTGATTCCCTGA